In the genome of Quercus robur chromosome 3, dhQueRobu3.1, whole genome shotgun sequence, one region contains:
- the LOC126720011 gene encoding uncharacterized protein LOC126720011, translated as MSDGWKDKSHRSLINFLVNCSKGSMFIECIDASSYMKTGERMFQLLDNMVEKIGEDKVVQVITDNDSSYVMAGRLLEAKRPHLYWTPCAAHCLDLMLEDIAKLPTIMRTIKRAIELTGYIYNRTGLINMMRQFTGQRNLLRPAKTRFATSFLTLSSIHKQKESLRKMFTSEDWTRSKWAKELTGKRVAQTILMATFWNTVVYSLKVSGPIVRVLRLVDGEKRPAMGYIYEAMDRVKEAIEKSFNGREERYKEIFEIIDRRWDCQLHRPLHAAGYFLNPEFFYDNRSEIERDEEVMAGLYKCIQRLVPNINQQDKILEELTSYKREEGLFGLEMAKRQRKKKAPADWWSAYGASTPSLQQFAVKVLSLTCSSSGCERNWSMFEHVHSKKRNRLAQSRMNDLVYIKYNRALKRRYNLRDTIDPISLKDVDDSNEWLIGRVEEDEVEEFAEDDLVFNDDILTWGNVTRAFGVEEERFNFRSRMGPLGQATGSSSSSHHAPHDGDEEDEENDEGYKSCDENDDGPLLDEDDDDYVD; from the exons tggtaaattgCTCTAAGGGAAGCATGTTTATCGAGTGTATTGATGCGTCTTCATATATGAAGACCGGAGAAAGGATGTTTCAACTACTTGATAACATGGTGGAGAAAATTGGAGAAGACAAAGTTGTACAAGTTATAACTGATAATGACTCAAGTTATGTGATGGCAG GACGATTATTGGAGGCAAAAAGACCTCATTTGTATTGGACCCCATGTGCTGCCCATTGTTTGGATTTGATGTTGGAAGACATTGCAAAGCTTCCTACAATCATGAGAACAATAAAAAGGGCAATTGAGCTTACTGGGTATATATATAATCGTACTGGTCTCATAAACATGATGAGACAGTTTACAGGGCAAAGGAACTTGCTTAGGCCCGCTAAAACTCGATTTGCTACATCCTTTCTCACATTATCAAGTATACATAAGCAAAAGGAAAGCTTGAGAAAGATGTTTACTTCAGAGGATTGGACCCGTAGTAAGTGGGCAAAGGAGCTAACGGGAAAAAGGGTGGCTCAAACAATTCTAATGGCTACATTTTGGAACACTGTTGTCTATAGCCTTAAAGTGTCAGGTCCTATTGTTCGTGTGCTTCGATTGGTTGATGGAGAGAAAAGGCCTGCCATGGGATACATTTATGAGGCTATGGATCGAGTTAAAGAAGCAATTGAAAAATCTTTTAATGGAAGGGAAGAAAGATACAAAGAAATCTTTGAAATAATAGATCGAAGGTGGGATTGTCAACTCCACCGGCCTTTGCATGCGGCTGGCTATTTCTTGAATCcagaatttttttatgataatcGCTCTGAAATTGAGCGAGATGAAGAGGTGATGGCTGGCCTATACAAATGCATACAAAGGTTGGTTCCAAACATTAATCAACAAGATAAGATTCTTGAAGAGTTGACATCATATAAGAGAGAAGAGGGTCTCTTTGGGTTGGAAATGGCTAAGaggcaaagaaagaaaaaggcacCAG CTGATTGGTGGTCTGCTTATGGAGCTTCAACTCCAAGTTTACAGCAATTTGCTGTAAAAGTTCTTAGCCTAACTTGTAGTTCATCAGGGTGCGAGCGGAATTGGAGTATGTTTGAACAT GTGCAtagcaagaaaagaaataggttagCACAATCCCGGATGAATGATTTGGTATATATCAAGTACAATAGAGCCTTGAAGCGAAGATATAATTTGCGTGACACAATTGATCCAATCTCCTTGAAAGATGTAGATGATAGCAATGAGTGGTTGATTGGAAGAGTAGAAGAGGATGAAGTAGAAGAATTTGCTGAAGATGATCTTGTgtttaatgatgatattttgaCATGGGGCAATGTTACTAGAGCTTTTggagttgaagaagaaagattCAACTTCAGATCAAGAATGGGACCATTAGGACAAGCTACAGGTTCAAGTTCTAGTTCACATCATGCTCCTCATGATGGAGATGAAGAGGATGAGGAAAATGATGAGGGCTACAAATCTTGTGATGAAAATGATGATGGTCCCTTGcttgatgaggatgatgatgattatgtagATTAG